One Paenarthrobacter aurescens TC1 DNA window includes the following coding sequences:
- a CDS encoding putative ybaK/ebsC protein (identified by match to protein family HMM PF04073; match to protein family HMM TIGR00011): MAKKMASQGTPATAALAAAGVPFVLHPYAHDPGAGSYGLEAAEVLGIEPERVFKTLMVEVEGRLAVAIVPVSGNLDLKAVAAALGAKKAAMADPRTAERRTGYVLGGISPLGQRQPSPTVLDESAMGFTTVLVSGGRRGLDIELAPANLISLTKAITAPIGTASSIKG, from the coding sequence ATGGCCAAAAAGATGGCTTCACAGGGAACGCCGGCAACTGCAGCTCTTGCTGCGGCCGGCGTTCCCTTCGTGTTACACCCCTACGCCCATGATCCCGGGGCAGGCAGTTACGGTTTGGAAGCCGCGGAAGTCCTGGGCATCGAACCCGAACGGGTTTTCAAGACCCTCATGGTGGAAGTTGAAGGCCGCCTCGCCGTGGCCATCGTGCCCGTATCCGGAAACCTCGACCTGAAGGCCGTTGCTGCAGCGCTAGGCGCCAAGAAGGCTGCCATGGCGGATCCCAGGACGGCCGAACGACGCACGGGGTATGTGCTGGGAGGAATATCACCGCTGGGACAGCGGCAGCCCTCCCCCACAGTCCTCGACGAATCTGCCATGGGCTTCACAACTGTCCTTGTCTCCGGAGGCCGCCGCGGACTGGACATCGAGCTGGCTCCGGCCAACCTCATCAGCCTCAC